The following DNA comes from Vicinamibacterales bacterium.
CGGACGAGATGATGCCGCTGCCGATCCTCCTGGCGCACAAGCTGACGCACGCGCTCGCCCAGGACCGCAAGGCGGGACGGGTGGACTTCCTGCGCCCCGACAGCAAGTCGCAGGTGTCGGTGGCCTACGACGGCAACACGCCCACCGGCGTCACGTGCGTGGTGGTCTCGACGCAGCACACGCCGGCGGCCGACCAGGCGAAGATCACGGAGTACGTGCGCGAGGATCTGGGCCCGCGCGCACTCGGCAAGTGGTGGAATCCCGCCGCCACGATGTTCGTCAACCCGACGGGCAGCTTCACCCACGGCGGGCCGTCGGCCGACGCGGGCGTGACGGGCCGGAAGATCATCGTGGACAGCTACGGCGGCTGGGGCCGGCACGGCGGCGGCGCGTTCAGCGGCAAGGACCCGTCGAAGGTGGATCGCAGCAGCGCCTATTTCTGCCGCTACGTGGCGCGCCAGGTCGTGGCGAAGGGCTTCGCGAAGAAGGCCGAGATCCAGGTGGGCTACGCCATCGGCATGGCCAAGCCGGTGTCGGTCAAGGTCGACACGTTCGGCACGGGGGACGAGGCGGCAGCGGCCGACTTCGTGATGCAGAACTTCGACTTCCGGCCGCGCGCGATCGTCGAGACCTTCGACATGCTGCGGCCGATCTACCGCCAGACCACCAACTACGGACACTTCGGGCGCCCGGGACTGCCCTGGGAAGCCACCGCGAAGTAAGGCGGTCAGCGGGCCGCGCCGGCGCAGGCCACGCAGGTGGTCGCGCTCGGCAGCGCGGCGAGCCGGGCGGGCGCGA
Coding sequences within:
- the metK gene encoding methionine adenosyltransferase, yielding MSKFTFTSESVSEGHPDKVCDFISDSILDACFAQDPQSRVACETLVKSDHVVLAGEITTNATFDYDKVVREAVKEIGYTDPSEPFCDTTLKIISLITRQSNEISQGVTATTSQSGDQGAGDQGIMFGYATDESDEMMPLPILLAHKLTHALAQDRKAGRVDFLRPDSKSQVSVAYDGNTPTGVTCVVVSTQHTPAADQAKITEYVREDLGPRALGKWWNPAATMFVNPTGSFTHGGPSADAGVTGRKIIVDSYGGWGRHGGGAFSGKDPSKVDRSSAYFCRYVARQVVAKGFAKKAEIQVGYAIGMAKPVSVKVDTFGTGDEAAAADFVMQNFDFRPRAIVETFDMLRPIYRQTTNYGHFGRPGLPWEATAK